DNA from Polyangiaceae bacterium:
AATCCCCGGGTCAGCTTGAAGCCCAGCTCGCTGCGTGTGGTGAGGGGATACACATCCAGGTTGAACAGGAAGTTGCCGATCGAAAATCGGATCAACTGACTGCCGCCGCTGACCATGGCATTGAGATCCACGTCCGGGCTGAGCGCGCCTTCGTAGAGCGCTTGCACTCGGTGAAAGCCGGTGCGGAAGGTGAGGTTGCCGCCGAGCGCCGGATCGCTGGCGGCGGGGTCATTGATGATGATCTCGAGGCGATCGTCCGAGCCAAAGGCGCGCAGCGACAGCCTCGAGTTCTTGCTAGGGCGGTGCTCGGCAATTGCCTGGTAGTCCCAGTAGACCGGCGCGCTGGTCACACCTGCCCCCGCCTCTTCCAACACGGGCGTGATCCAGGCGTCGATCCAGCTGCGCCTGCCGGCGAGGGCAAAGCTCCAATCGTCGAGGGGGCCCATCGGTCCCTGAAGCATGACGCGTGCATCGATCAAGTCGACTTGCGCCATGCCGTGGTAGCAGCCCTTCTCCTTGGTGGGCTTGCCGTAGGGACCGAAGCAACGCGTGTCGGGTTCGCGCAAGCCGACGTCGACGATGCCGCCCATCACGCGGCCGTAGCGCGCACTGAAGTTGCCGGGATAGAAGTCGATGCGATCCAAGAGCTCCGTGGGAACCACGCTGGAAAGGCCGCCGAAGTGGTAGATCAGCGGCACGTTGCTACCGTCGACGAAGGTCTGCGTGTCTTGAGGCGAGGAGCCGCGGACGATGAGTAGCCCCGCCAGACCCGGTGGGCGTGCAACGCCTGGCAAGCTCTGCAGCGAACGCAGGGCGTCGCCACTCGTTCCCGGAATGCGGTTGATCTCCCGACGCTCGATGGTCCGACGCGTCACTTCGCGAGCGGGCCGCTCGCCCTGCACCACGACCTCGAGGGTGCCCTCGCTCACTTCCGCCGCGAGCCGGTAGGTCACTTCCGTGGCTTCCCCCGCCACGACCTCTTCCTCGGATTCGCGCGACTGAAAGCCCGCTGCCGAGGCGGTCACGCGGTAGGCACCGGGCGGAACGCCTTCCAGCATCCAGCCCCCGCTCTCGTCGGTGACGACACGGCGCTGTTGGCCATCGGGCCCCACGACCACGAGCTCCGCGCCAGCCAAGGCGGTATTGGTCTCGGCGATGCGCAGCGTACCTCCCAGGTTGCCCACCGTCGGCTTCTGCTTTGGCTGCTGGGTCGGGGGCGCGGCTTTCAGGGTGAAGGAGTACTTGTAGAGAATGCGCGCTGCGATGGGCTTGCCATCCCGGGTGGCGGGTTCGAACTCGAACTTCATCGCCGCCTCCCGGGCCGCCTCGTCGAATCCGTTGCCTCCGGGTTCGACGACCTCCGCGGCCGTGACGGCACCTTTCGCGTCGACGGTCAGCGACAACACGACCGACCCCT
Protein-coding regions in this window:
- a CDS encoding TonB-dependent receptor codes for the protein MRRLGTWLAVLWACWPQAAHAQEEDPGERGTGAVPRGGAGAVARPADDDDAKKPVVVMPKLKRFVDAPYPTAAQEAGVEGSVVLSLTVDAKGAVTAAEVVEPGGNGFDEAAREAAMKFEFEPATRDGKPIAARILYKYSFTLKAAPPTQQPKQKPTVGNLGGTLRIAETNTALAGAELVVVGPDGQQRRVVTDESGGWMLEGVPPGAYRVTASAAGFQSRESEEEVVAGEATEVTYRLAAEVSEGTLEVVVQGERPAREVTRRTIERREINRIPGTSGDALRSLQSLPGVARPPGLAGLLIVRGSSPQDTQTFVDGSNVPLIYHFGGLSSVVPTELLDRIDFYPGNFSARYGRVMGGIVDVGLREPDTRCFGPYGKPTKEKGCYHGMAQVDLIDARVMLQGPMGPLDDWSFALAGRRSWIDAWITPVLEEAGAGVTSAPVYWDYQAIAEHRPSKNSRLSLRAFGSDDRLEIIINDPAASDPALGGNLTFRTGFHRVQALYEGALSPDVDLNAMVSGGSQLIRFSIGNFLFNLDVYPLTTRSELGFKLTRGFKLNAGMDFVMAPVDVAVRAPQPPRPGEPDPGPFATRPPLETSTHLTVFRPAWYLEGEVTPNERLRIVPGFRVDYARDSGHADFSPRLNARYDIVSPTDGRSEDAFAGKRRLRTTVKGGVGLFHQPPQFQETDEVFGTPGLYSNRSIHYSLGIEQELSRQIELSVEGFYKDMTQLVSRNPAATGGFAYNNDGLGSAIGMETLLKYKPDARFFGWLAYTLSRSVRQDGPDDEEYLFQFDQTHNLTVLGSYRLGRGWEFGARFRVVSGPLTTPVLKPPALPALYAADSGSYTQLQGEPFSRRLPLFHQLDMRVDKRWQFQDWNLSAYLDLQNVYNNQAVEALVYNYDFSQETFQTGLPIIPSVGLRGEF